The genomic window TCATGATAAAGTGTTTTAAACAATTCCAACAAGCTGCAGCTGGTTATGGGTACACAGTCTCCAAGGAGAAATTAACTTTACTCTGTCAACAAGAGTGGCCCACCTGAGGGGTGGATTGGCCACCTGAGGGGACTTTTGATAAATCCGTTGCAGGATGGGTGTGGAGAATAGTAAATGGGGATCTGGGCCATCCAGATCAGATCCCATATATCAGCATCTGGATAGATTTGATTCCCCACCCTAACCTTAAGGTCTGTCTAAAGCCTCCCCACACATGGGGAAGAAGACAAatggagaaaatgcaaaaaaaaaaagaaagaaagaaagaaaaagaaaaaaaaagaaaagaaaagacacctcagagataagACTGTGAAACTCCcaagtgaaaaggaggagactaggcaccactggactttgttccagagtctccctcacttccacttgcagtttcagaactttttctttcaaaaacatttttaaggagtggacacagatgcgaaattttcttgagtaagaGTTGGAaccatcaagatttttattttactctataatccagaaatggtgttagagaaagcaatttgtaatctgaattttgttgaaactaaaagatgttggaataGTTGTGTAAAGTTAGCtatgttatttagaaaaccaggtattttcacctttgcctgttaaaaaaTGCTACAGCTAAGAAgctgctgttttaatgctaaacctaaaattgttaattgattactatgtgtggaaaagaatgaatggaataataatttatttagactggttctgcccattcagaacagtcctcctatatgtttggggttggcaggcatgggatccatgccaattccttttgttttgtaaaactgccaaggcccCTTTCATGTGGACATggtcatcagtcctaagaaaattgtttggcttatataattcattaacaatgaatgtgacttgctcaaaagttgtaacaattggcttttatatcaggacaagttttaaatttgagaaagaaggatctgaaatgaaatctcttatgtatATGAATCCcattaatcttcattgcttatttcaactccatgggaatacaaataactgtatttggctttaagttgggattagtgaaatttgctgtttaaggtaaaaatatttgggaccataaatatttttgtgtaagtttgaatttgggtatagttgtctgcattaagttagtatctgaaagaatatgccacaagttactcagagggactgtgatcctgcatcctgtactgttatcaggtgaaatttgtatctggagaggaaacaccgaggggataattctagactcaatctaggatgggatcctcctggtcagtttccccactgtgtccttttataaaggaatgtttcccacctgactgttcctgagtctggctataatacagatactgcatgattggaaaatttcaccCCTACCTGAATTCAGACAGAGTCAaggatgttccttagccaatgtgaaattatagtcatatctgaaacctgattattggaacttgctattctaAGATGtcatgggactattaactgactgttcttctgagtctaactccaggtgtggatagcaagaaaggtggtctgagcctctgatccatgatgtcagtaagcctgTGATGGTAAAGTTGGGAGaacggctgttcagcctgggctgaggtaggattctcctgactcaatttccccaacgACAcgtggcagactttaagcctggctgaatgccagctgacaatctgctcctgcctggaattgacatgaagttagggaaatattgtttccctgcaatgtccctactcttagtggcaatttcctatagtcaaaagtcTTGTAAGTTTAATATCAGATTTATGAAATAACAGATTGTTGGTAGgagaacatctgaggttaagtctaaaattaagctatcaggtttaggactttagatctGAGTGTAAGATGTAAATACTGGGTTCTAATGTGGATTTCTTAaatatgacaattggccaaagtcccaattttgattttgtagagTGATAAAGGTATAAAGCTTAAGAATGGTCATCTGAAATGGTATTAGGGTCAGtattgtaggagagtggacatccggatttctacaagaagataaagaatgtgcagagatgctgtgctgaagatgactgaaggagcatctagatcagaaaactgcatcagatgatgtcccTTCCCacatgagatggaacctctgaatagataattcattgatctacctttgtatcttaaatctctgtatctgtacttataacatgGGATAGTCCCCTTGTAAATAAAGGGGATAGATGAAGGAAAGAAtgtataggggaaagaatgtgaggactGTATTTAATTTTCCATAAGGCCTTTCTCCTtagatacctgagtttcaggtatccagggcttgtggactGTCAGTTGGTTTCCCCCCCTTACCATCTACCAGCATTCTTTGTGAAAGCGCTGTGGGCTGTAGTTGAAACCTGGAAGTCACTCAGATCTCCccattgtttgttgtactgtcgtcttgcttctccccctcccctcttttctaaagcctcatgagcaattaagtgggattctctgcattagggtctgtaagttgcctccttccACCAGGTTCCCCGACCTGATGGAGGGACACCCCTTTCTTGAGAACTGTAATATCGCCTATCACCCTCTGAACTGTCAAGTTCCTCATACTGGTTAAAGACCCAACTGCACCAATGTTGGGatcctgtgaggcagggtcagctctaagtccagtctcagcaggaagcagtttcagaagccgagaacttcatcccttatcccaaaatatgttgggtcCCATCTGCTTAAAGGGAGACAGGGTGGAGTGCTTGAGTACATGTACTGGGACCCCAGAGTTCAGGCCAGGTAGAAAGGATGAATGGGAACCTGAAGGAGCATATTGCTAAGCTTAAACTGGCGAGACCTGGGTGAGTCTCCTTCCTTTTGCCCTGCTTCGGGCTGGGTGTACCCCCCCCCCAATCCCACGGCTCTCTCTCTGGCCCCTCTTTGAAATCATATTCAGAGTAGCCCCCCGGTTGTTCCTTGAGTTGTTAATTCTGGGTGTTGGCTTCCCAGCTTTTCTAATGTTGCCCTCCTTAAGTCCTTACAGGCTTTGCGTGAGGTCCAGAGTGCTCTCAAATCTTTATATCAAGCAACAACTACCCCGGGGATCCTCGCTTGAACCTCAGTGGACTGGGCCTTTTCAAGTGATCCTGTCAAATTTATCAGTGGTTAAGGTCGGAGGACGCAAGGCATGGATACATCGTTCACATGTCAAGCCAGTTATACCCCTTTGGACTCTGATGAGTCCCTCGTTTAAATTAGTTACATGAAAAGGGGGGAGTGAAATGAACATAatttccgcccccccccccccccccggagccCCTGGGTTGACATAATGTCTATTGAGTTTCTaagcagggttgggcctagtagccactttctgttagtggctacactttttgttgtacccctttgcctagcagctgcctgggcccccctctctgttgtgcccccttgcctagcagcacctaggaacccctgtcaaaaccgTTCTGtgcaaaatgtgtgctattggaaccacaAGGTTGTACTGGGAGGTgttaagatgcttaaaaggcacacacacctttgttcagggctgcTTCCTTTGTGGACAGTCGCCGGCTAATAAAgatgctcccaaattctcaattaactcttgcctgtgcttgtctcggTCTGTCCATTTCAATTATCTCTATTTTCCCTAAGGTTACGTCCATCTCTTCTATATGTagaagcaggtaggtggtgcattAGAGAGGATGCTAGACCCAAATCGGTAAGAagtaaattcaaatcctacctcagacatttactaattctACTGAACAggtcacttcacttttctcaatttcctcatctgtgaaatgaggctaATAAAAGCAGGTACCTCCCAAggatgttgtgagaataaaataagataatatttgtaaaagcactgtGTAAATCCAAAAGGACTCTGTAAAGATTGGCCATTAGTATTGTTCTGTATCTTGCATGTATCTGTTTATAGGCATACTGTCTCCCCTATTAAATGTAAACTCTGAGGGAAGGGgttgtttcttgctttttctctgtGTCCTAGAGTGCAGCTCATAAGTGCTTcccaaatgtttattgatcgattGATTGAATATTGCCCTGGATTTCCCtctaggaggaagaggagggaggggaagcagGGGTACAGTATTCTCTGTAGTGGGACAATCGGTGTATACAATGAATCTCTTTTTGCCCCAGTGCCCTAAACTCTGCAGGGGTGAGGCTGGCTTATCTATTTGACAATTAATCATCATGGGCTTTGtgatgtctgattctttgttcaTCTGATTAAGGTTCTTAAGCCTGCAAAGGAATGGAATGGTAGATTGTCTAGTTCAATTCTcgcattttacaaatggaagtAATTGAGGTTCCAAAAAGAGAAGTAGTTTCAAGAGCTATACTATAGAGGACTAGACTAGAGGCCTTGAGAAGGTACAGTCTAGGCTAGAACTCGGGTCTGCCAATTCCTAGTTTATCatcctttccactataccaccctTTGCTACTCCACTGTCTGTATTCTGTGTTATTTTGAATTATTATCTAAATATTACCATGTCAAGGACTGCCATCTTATGATAGAAGGATCCCTGGATTATCAGGTATAACATCTAGCCTGAGCTTCAGTTtgaaatattgactgatttgttgtgtgaccttgggtatttCATTTTCCCGCTTTGGCTGTTTCCAAAATccctggaaaatgaggataataaactCTGCCCTTCTTCCCTTCAAGGCCACTGTGATTATACACTTGAAATAATAGATATGAGCCAGGTAGTAAGGTCATGTAACTTTTCACCTACTTCCTTAGCATCTTCTTCAGGACCCAAAACCTAGTTTAGGACAGCCATCGGGATTAGATTATATTGGATTGGATTGGTTTGGCTGGGTAGGAGCTCACTGAGCCTGGGAGAGGTGAGATAGGGACATTCTGTCCTCCCTGGGACTAGTCTGGCAAGGTGAGCAGGTAAGGAGGGAGGTCAAGAAGTGAACTTGATTATTCCCCTCTCCACTGCCTCCCTCCAAGGAGTGGAGGAAGCTtcagaaatgatcaaggaaataTGAAAGCTTCATCAACAATTGCCCAAACAACAACATTGACAACAACCTGGCTATTAGTTGCATCCTCCTAACTCCCCTTGAAcccctcaaaagaaaaatatcctCAGTGGCCCGCTGCAGGTACAAAGAGAGAAGTGTAATGAGTACGATGAGGGGGGCTGGACGAAATGCCCTTCCAGATCGAAATCCTAAAATCCCAAAGatcgggggcgggggggggggatcCTAATGGACCCTCCAAATTTCAGGTGCATACTCTTATTCTGTGGGTGGGCTCAGCCAGTCCTAATTAGAGATTTTGTTCATTCTGCTTTTCACCTTCTACCCTTCCCTAGTATGGGCCTTCCCATCCCGGGAAAGCTTTCAGTCTGGTCCTTGCCACAGGGCCTGCTCAGAGGCAGAAGTAGGGGATATATTGCCTCCGCTCTCACTTGCTGTCAGACAGGAAAGGATTAATTCCTCAAACACAATAAAGGGGCCAGAGAGGCGTTAATTAACCAGACGGGGGTTCTGGATGAAAGGGCAGGCTTGCCCAGGAGGTGTGGGGGTGGGAAAAGGAGAACGCAGGTACAGACTCAGGGGACCAGGACACCGACGCGGTCAGTATTCAGAAATAGAGCCTGGGAACCTCTGGGAGAGGCAGGGTGAGGCGGGGGCGGAGTTTACTCTTAAGGCTGGGGCCTCAGACTGCGCCAAGGAGCGGAGGAGTCCGAGTGGTACCCTGCTGGGGCAGCCAATCGGGGAACTGGAGACAGTACCGGGCCTGGGCCGGACTCGAGCCCACGCTCAGAGATTGGGTAACAGCCGGAGGCAGGGTGGGAAGCCGGACTGTGGGCCGCTGTCCCGTCTCTCGGATATGCGAGCATATATACCACGGTGAAGGGGCTCCTGTGGCAGGGCTTTTGCCGCTCTTAAGTGCTTCGCGGTTGCGGGTTTCAAGTGGTCTTCGTTCCACAGATCCAGGTGTCATTCCATCTAGGGCACATTAAGTACGGTAGAGCCTTCTATCCTTGAATCATTCCCTCGCGCATTCCTCTCTACGCATCTACTCCCTTTTTTTGCTCCCCCAGGTCCTGAAGCAATAGAAATGAACGACTCCTTGGAAGAGATGCTTATCCATTCCTACGAATTCGAGAAACTGAAGGATTTTCGGCCCTTGCTGTGTGAATATTGGTGAGTAAAATCCCCTCACTTGTTGGAGAGGCAGAAGTGAAGCCAGGACTTACATTCTTAGTTTCCACGTGGATTCTGAAGAGACAGGTCATGGGACTTATGAGAGAGGGCTGGGGAGTGGGACAGTGATCTCCAAAGGAACTGCTCTCCTGCTTCTCTTCCCCACTCAGaggcgagagagagagacagagagagacagagagacagagacagagacagagacagacacagacacagagacagagagacagagagacagagacagacagacagacagcaagAGCCAGTGGGGAATCAGACTGTATTGACTTGCTTTCCTTTCCCATATCTCCCATCAGGATTAGCTCTTCCTTTATTCCCATATTCTATTTTCCTCTCACCTTACTTACTGGGAGAGCCATGGAGATGTGTCCAATGAGGACTGTAGGTGTCTCTGGCTCTCAAGTGATGATAATTATGAGCCACACTCAATACCAGTCCTGATGAGGGTCCCTTCTTCCCTTTATGTATATGTCTCTCCAGAACTTTATCCTGGAGGACTAAGAGTTACTCTATGGGTGTATGTATGATTTTCTGTCGGTATAAATGcatgtgtatctgtatatgtctgcatatatatatatacatatacatatgtacaactGTCTGTTAATCTCTCTGTGTGGAAATGAACATGGGGCTACTAGAAACCAGGGACTCAGGATGGGGTTGGCCCCTCTGAGTGAGCAGCCACCCTTTACAATTGGCATTTTGTGGCCTGAATACCCCATTGTCCAGGGAACTGGGAAAGGAGGAGATATCTGCTCTGCTCACTAGTTCTCCTCCCTCAGCTTTCTTGTTctcatgcccccccccccccccccggccacACACACACCAATGCCTAGACTGGGAAGAGGAGAGACATGCCATTACCGATCAAAATCTCTCATACAGATGGAAGGCTGGTCCTGGACCTGGtaatgaaggagagagaagagtcagaTTATGGATGTAGGGGTGGTTTTCTTGTCCCAACACAGAGTGGAGGAGGTAGACAAGAAGTCTGCTGGGAACAAAGAGCAGGATATTAGTGAGTGTATAAATGAGAAAGGGGACAGATGAGAAAGGCACCCTCAATATTTAGAAAGTTATGAAGAAATCTCAAGATTCCTTTAACATCAGCTGCCTTCCTTGACAAATCACTATGCTATCAGGACCAGGAGATTTAATTGCCCATATTTCCCAAACCTTAGGTGTGGCATTTTTGGGGGGcaaagttctttccaactccaaaaaGATTTCTCATTCCCTTAGCAATCCATCTCTCTTATCCTTCCAGGACAACATCCTTTCTCTTGGCCTTTATCTACCTAATGTTCATTTTCATGGGGCAGAGATATATGAAGAACCGAAAACGCTTCAATCTACGATTGCCCCTGACGATTTGGTCTTTCTCCCTTGCCATTTTCAGGTATTGACTCCCAGTCCCTTTCTTCCTAAGGTTATTCTATATTCCATTGGTTCTAGATTTCCCTAAGGTTCACCACGTCTATCCCTTGGGCTCCCAATACTCCCAAACTCTTTTCATCACTAGTGGTCCCTAACCATTTCCCCCCATTTCTCAGATCACAACAAAGCTCATATTCTCCCACCTTCTGGGCCACCAATTCCTACCACCTTCCTTACCAGGATTCTTTGTTCTTGCCCCTGGTGTCTCCTAATCCATTCCCCACTCATCTCCAAGCCTCCCTACCCTTCAATGCTTTCCGAGGAGTTCAACACCCCTGGAATGCCTGCATCCATATTCTCATGGTCCCTGACACTCTCAGAATCCCTTGGGGCTCTCATACCATTCAGATCTCCTAATCCCTTGGGCTATAAGATCTCTCACCCCTATAAATGGACACTCTTTTAAGTGGGACTTGGGGTCAGGGACAGTCAAGGAAGGAGAGTTTATTGGCTTTGGGCTAACCCTATTTCAGCATCCTGGGAGCTGTGAGGACATGGAAATATCTTGGAGCTGTATTGATGTGGAAGGGGTTGAAGACTTCCTTGTGCCACTCTGGCTTCATAAGAAACCCCACTGTGCGCTTCTGGTCCTCGCTTTTTATTCTCAGCAAAATTGTGGAGTTTGGTAAGTTACAATTTCCACCAGCCAAGTTCCTGTGGACACTCCCTTCCTACCTAGGAATACCCTAGGaaccccctccccacttcccagaAATATTTTTCCTACTCTCAGGAAGCTCCTACCCTGAGATGCAGTTTACTAGAGAGAAAAGAACACTGCTCTTGCTttcaagatctgggttcaagttcagtTGAAGTTCAGAAGCGAAATGTCCCTGAACTTAATCTCCCTAAACTCTAGGTAATCCATCTATAGAATGGGGGTAATGGTACCTGTATTACCTATCTCATATGGTTGTTATAAGGATGAAGTGTGACATCAGTGTTATTATTGAGAGTAATAAAAATAGACCTTCCTCTTACCTTGGGATCCTTACCCTGCAGAAGCACTTTTCTCACTCTAGGACTTACCCTTCTCTGCTGTTCCCACTTCTCAGGTGTGGGGTGGGGACAAAATGGAACTCAGTGCTATGTGGGGAAGTGGGCAGGTGTTCCTAATGAGGCTTCCAAGTCATGACTCCCCCACCCTCTCTTCCCATCCCACAGGGGACACTGCATTCATCATCCTTCGGAAGCAGCAGCTCCTGTTCTTGCACTGGTTCCACCATAGCACAGTGCTAGTGTATTCATCTTTCGCCTACAAGAATGGTGGGGCAGGTGGTTTCTGGTTCATGACCATGAACTATGGTGTACATTCTGTCATGTATTCTTACTACACAGTGAAGGCCTTGGGTCTGAAACCTCCCCGAATTCTGCCCATGATCATCACCACTCTGCAGATCACACAGATGTTTGTTGGGGCTTCTGTTAGCATCCTGAGCTTCCTCTGGCGCCAGGATTGCTACTGCCACAACTCTAAGCAGTACCTCTTCTGGACTTTTGCAATGTACtttatttactttgccctcttcCTGAACTACTTTTACCAGGCCTACTTCAGAACTGTTCAAGTCCAGGCTAACGTCAAGACCAAGAGCCAGTGAAGTCACAGATCTAAAGGAGTGAGAGAGCCAACTACCCTTCTCCTTTGGAAGGGAACCTTTCAGTGATGGGAAAGTCCtgagggagggaatgaaggacAGAGTTAGGTTCTGGGGATAATTGTGTGATCTGCTACTCAAATGTGTTCCTGGGGAGGTAAAGGTAATTTACAAGATGTGCTCCCACCTTTATCCCTTGGGCTAAAGGGGTTGTGTGGGGTTGGGACTTAGGAGACTccctctcacacatacacacagaaaaaagCTCCATAATTGgatatttctgtttttaatatGAAGGTCAAAGAGAATATCCATTTTTCAGGCCCTTGGGTAAGATGGAGGCTAGAGCTGGTCCTGTCAGAGCCTGACCTTCTGaagttatttatatttctattgaGAAATCT from Notamacropus eugenii isolate mMacEug1 chromosome 1, mMacEug1.pri_v2, whole genome shotgun sequence includes these protein-coding regions:
- the ELOVL3 gene encoding very long chain fatty acid elongase 3, coding for MNDSLEEMLIHSYEFEKLKDFRPLLCEYWTTSFLLAFIYLMFIFMGQRYMKNRKRFNLRLPLTIWSFSLAIFSILGAVRTWKYLGAVLMWKGLKTSLCHSGFIRNPTVRFWSSLFILSKIVEFGDTAFIILRKQQLLFLHWFHHSTVLVYSSFAYKNGGAGGFWFMTMNYGVHSVMYSYYTVKALGLKPPRILPMIITTLQITQMFVGASVSILSFLWRQDCYCHNSKQYLFWTFAMYFIYFALFLNYFYQAYFRTVQVQANVKTKSQ